In Patagioenas fasciata isolate bPatFas1 chromosome 11, bPatFas1.hap1, whole genome shotgun sequence, the genomic stretch taaacaggatgtttttttcaaaaaacgtTGTTTCAAACACACAGACCCAGGCCCAATATTCACACGTCATACGTACAAGGGCAGTGTTCTGAcgtgagatatcattctcactgccTGCGCTATCGTTCCTTACACTcagaaaaaacatacttctgtataacctgtccaaggccctttatgttttgactagttgctgtgatttaatcatatTGGTATTATttgtccggatggtcatgttagtattgatcttcctttgtCATCCAGGTGGCTGAAACCACatgtcctgctgttcccacagtcTGTGCTAATTTTGTAATTTTAGTGTTCAGGGCTGTTTAGTGCACAGGTATAAAGACAGTCTGCACTCTAAAGGACTTTCAGGAAAACATTAAACATTACTGAAGAGCCTCAGCATCTGCTGTTGTCGAACAAGTGATACAAGCTTTATAGAAAATTGGCCCCCTGAAATTTTTTTGTTCTCGCTTTTACGTTAATCAGCTTGCTTGACTGTTGCAGGTTAGTTTTTAGGACATATTTGAAGGAAATGTATGCAGTTGCTTTTGGGAGCATTAATTTTCTATAACAGTGGTGAACAAATACTggattttgataaagaaaacattgCCAATGGTGTGTTAAGAGACTTGGAAGATATAGGGTGTTACGGTTTTCAGTGACAGGGAATTGATTCTTAAATAAACATTATTGGACTAATTTGGCTGTGCCATGTTCTTTAAAGCTTGTGTTCTGCTTTATCTTCAAATAGAGAGAATCGGTTCAACTTGCATTGAGACTTCTGGATGAGGCAGAAATTAGAGGCTATAAATTGCATGTTGAAGTTGCGAAGTTTCAGCTGAAGGGGGAGTATGATGCaagcaaaaagaagaagaaatgtaaAGACTACAAGAAGAAGTTGTCTCAACAGCAGaagtttgtattttttatttcagtaaaacattGCTTGAATTCTAAGTGCCATTAGTAAAGTGCTGCTTTCTTTCAAATGTGGTGCTAAGAGCTATGCAAAAATTGAAGTCTTATCTGACAGCAAAAGAGCTCAATTAATACACATTTGGAGGGGAGGAACTCCTAAATTAAATGTTGACATAATGAACTTCTTTGCAATTGACACATTAGAATAGTCCATAGGGAACCAAGGTCctttcagttacagaagaaaatattacaACTCTGGGGAGATAGGTGCAAATACTAAAATATCTCTGTAGATTCCCCCAGACCTCTGTCTCTCTCTGGTATAAGATATACTGTTTTTTCAATTGTAGCTAGATTTGTTGCTTTTGTCacttaaaaattgtttttctatCTTTTGGAACCAAGAAGATGCagactaaagaagaaaaaagttgaaGTATATAGGACTCAATGTTGTAATGATAGCAGCATTCCGCTAAACATTTTAAATAGTAATGCAAAAGTATTTTGTCAAAGGGAACAAAGTCTATTTGGCGtcagttaaaaataaaagcagcttgaAATGTATCTGCTTCAGAGATAAGTTGCCAGTTCTTGCTGTAAGTTGTCTGCAGTGTGGAAAGAGAAGTACGAAAATAATGAACCTGCATTTGACAGCAATTTGTGGGAATGAACTGACTTTGCTTGGTGTTCCTTTTGAGTTGAAGAGCATAACTTACTCGCTACTACCTTCACTGAAAATCCAAGTTTTCTTCAGCTGAACTAGCAGATACAAGAAGGAACTTGAACAGGGCTTATTCCCCCTAAATATAAGATTCTGAGATGTAGAAGTGTGactgtgtccttttttttttgtttgtaatagGATATGAATAGGCATTTCTACCAGAAGTACCAttttttttgtaagaaggcaAAGTCATAGAACCAGACACTCTGAGTTCCATGGCTCATTTGTGGCAGTGGCTCTGTACACTGTGGAACAAAATGCATCTTGCAGCCATGCCTGTGTAAGACTCAAGGTGTTATTGCgtgtttgtttaaataaaagcagTTAAATGTTACCAAAGGGAACAGTGGATCTCCTTCTTTACAAAACAAGTTAGGAAAAAACGGTAAAGTATTGTCATTTTTATTATACTGGGCAGCAGCTGGTTTCAGTGTCTGAGCAGGTATTAGGAAAGAATTAAAACTTGGAgattattttttcagtgtttaaGAAAATGCTTTGATTCTTAAGATAATTGCTCATAGAGGGACTATAAATTAAGACCTTCAAACGTCAACTGCTTTGTAGTAGAAGTGGTAAAACTGGATGATTATTGCATTTTTTAGAAGAGTAGCTTAACTCTGTGTCAAAATACATGTTTTAGTTGATGTATTGCAGGAAACgctaaattaatgattttttttcaacaaatACTTGTAGAAACTGAAGAGAGCCGCAACAATATCTTCTTACTGTTGCTTCATTTCATTAGACAGCTGGATTGGAGGCCTGAGAAGAAAGACGGCGCAACTCGAATGCGACATGAACGCATCGTTATTATCAGGAATATGTTTCACCCAAAGGACTTTGAGGTAGGAAGGTGCAATTTGCTACTGTAGATTGTGCTGTTATAATTAACATTGCCTGAACTTTCTACCATAAGAATTTTAGCAAAATTCTAGGAGGATGAGAACAAAATTAAACTCCTTTTTGGGCAGGGTTTCTTTTCCTGTGACAAGTAACTGTTTAAAATTAAGTTGTCTATTTTCAAAAAACAAGACAAAGATATTTTTCGCATCGGACTTTTTCACTATGTGTATCCTGACAATATTCCTTTTGGGATGGAAAGAGGAGTAGACAGTAACTGTGGTGGAATGGAGAAGCCAGCTCAAAAGCCTTATTAATAAGTAGCATTTATTAAATTTGAATACAGGCTGTCTGCCAGCTCCCAATGGCTTCGAAAATGCAGCATAACAATTTACAAGCTTCTAATGGAGTGGCAGATGCATTCCACTGGTTATTGAGCAAAACTAAAGCTGAGAAGTGCTGCTCTTGAATCTGATTGTGTGACTGATTGCATTGCAGGAGGATCCCTTAGTCCTAAATGAGATCAGAGAAGATCTGCGGACAGAGTGTGAAAAGTTTGGTCAAGTAAAGAAGGTTCTCATATTTGATGTACGTGTTTTTTACAGGTTATGTTGGGAGAATCAATGTAACGTGTAAATGTGCAAGACTTTTAGGTTTATTTAGATATGAATGGagaatttatttggttttgtatcTTTATTTCGTGGAAACTTGACCTAATCTTCCACTATTAACTGtttgtgaaattattttataAGCACGTACTACTTCAGTCTATGTGAAGGCAAACTCTAACTCTTCCCAATAACCTGGATACATGTCACAAGTTTGAAAGTTTATAAATACGTTTATTTGTAGATAAACTAGctgaaacatttgttttctggCTTCAAAAAGTCTGGTCTGTGTACCAACAGAAGACACTTTTAAACTTGCAGATTGAGTTTTTCAACACGATTGTGTATGCTCAGGATTTTTGGTAAGACAATGTAAAAGGTCTTGGAATAAATACACTATTTAGAAAACTACTAAATGAAAgttctgtctcctcacagcgACACCCTGATGGCGTAGCTTCTGTGTCATTTAAAGAACCAAATGAAGCTGATCTGTGCAAGCTGACTCTAAATGGAAGGTGGTTTGGTGGCCGCCAGCTCAGTGCTGAAACATGGGATGGTGTAACAGATTATCAGGTAGCCTTTCGTGGTCCTGTTTCATCAAATCTTTCTTCAAaactttaaatatgttttaatttgAGAGGTGCTTGGTGTTCCCATCCCCATGCCCTTCCCACCCTTGCCCCATCTTGGTTCTTGTCAAAAACTGCTAGGATGTCTCAAAATAATCATCCTTAATTATTCAATTTGCAAAAATTTAAAGGACTTTTTTGATGTTAAAAATTTTGTGTTGGAGATATCAACTTAGAGTGTTAGTTGCTGGATGTCGAGATCATTAGTTCACAGTCAACAGGGCCTATTGAAGAGTTGAGATTACTGCAATATAAATGTATAATTTTGTCTgtgaaaatactaatttttacAAGTATGATTTTGTAATGATGTGTATAAACATATCTCTAATAGGTGGAGGAGACTgcaagagaaagggaagaaaggctCAAGGTGTGGGGGTCGTTTTTAGAGGATCCTGATCCAAAGGAGCAGCAACCTACAGCCGATTCTGATTCTGCAACAAGTAGCGTTAAACAGTCTGAAGGCACATCACCTTCAAAAGTTAATGACACGTCTCAGGATGTAAATGATGAAGCCCATAAAAGGGAGAATAATGGTGAGGGTGTTGATGAAGATGGTGCTCCATCCACAGACAGCAGCCTTGCAGGCAGTGATGCTGAAGCAGATACATAACATCTTTAATGCTTTAGGAAAGCATGGGTTTTAGGGTGATGTTTGAGTTTATTCCTTTCTTCTGGGTGACTGCAGACAACATTCATATGAATAAATGCATATTAGGGTGTCATCAACTGTGTGCTTTGAAGTTTTCATTAAAAGCAGTATTTAATGAGGTTCTAAAAGTTTGTATTGATTGGCTGTTCAGGTAAAGTAACTCAAGTTGCCAAGAATGCAGTAAAACTCATCAGGCTTCTTTTGTTCTAACTATGCTTGTCAGTGTTTCATTATGTAAGTGTGAAATATGTTCCAACCCTTAAGTTTATGTAGTTATATGTAACTTAAGTAATGCAGAGCTATTACAAGATTTGTGGATTTTACTGTTAATTTTGTTGTACCCCTTGGAACTCGGTGTCTCACGCTTAAAAAGGATTCTTGTCCTGAGAACTTGGGATCATTTTATGGAGCAGATGGTGTGACACATATAGGGTGAGTGCATTGGATGTGTTGCTATGCATTAAGTAGCAAACGAAAAGTGTAGTACCAAATTGAAAACTtgaagtggaaaacaaacaaggTTGCCGTAGCCAACATAAGGCAAAACTGAGTGAAGGTAGATTATTAAATCCCAGCATTCAGCAAATTATTTTGTTCTCCCcctgtttagattttctgttgacGTTTAGATCTTCCATTGAGGCTGGAGCTATGTCAAGGAGGCTAGAAATGCATGAGCACACACATTCTAGGCCAGAATGAAATCAGATTGATCTTTAACTCTCATGGTCTGTATGCTGTAGGTTTGCAAATTGGCTTTTGATTGGTGTGTTGTTGGCTTTGTTTAGTCTTTGCTTTAATATTAAAGGTTTTCATTTAACTTTGTTAGATGATGAGTGTGAATTCTCTTCAGCATTTTAGTTTAGCCTTATGTGCCCTTCAAAGTGGGGGGAATCTCCCAATAT encodes the following:
- the HTATSF1 gene encoding 17S U2 SnRNP complex component HTATSF1 — encoded protein: MSGEDGNEEFYRQLQLQQQYEAKAEPGGEGESDPFTYVDPADGAAYEWDREKKAWFPKITEDFLATYHANYGFHADDTDSSSTSGTATESKQPLSSKTTGAQPPANEKGPQQTDPKQKAEKRKLEPGWFHVEDDRNTNVYVTGLPPDITKDEFVQVMSKCGIIMRDPQTEEHKIKLYKDKEGNLKGDGLCCYLKRESVQLALRLLDEAEIRGYKLHVEVAKFQLKGEYDASKKKKKCKDYKKKLSQQQKQLDWRPEKKDGATRMRHERIVIIRNMFHPKDFEEDPLVLNEIREDLRTECEKFGQVKKVLIFDRHPDGVASVSFKEPNEADLCKLTLNGRWFGGRQLSAETWDGVTDYQVEETAREREERLKVWGSFLEDPDPKEQQPTADSDSATSSVKQSEGTSPSKVNDTSQDVNDEAHKRENNGEGVDEDGAPSTDSSLAGSDAEADT